Genomic segment of Eretmochelys imbricata isolate rEreImb1 chromosome 11, rEreImb1.hap1, whole genome shotgun sequence:
TGACAGTTAAGGGGGAAATGATCTGTCTTTCCTCAGTGTGCTGCAAGTATattaaaaatctaaatatactAAGATTTAAGATGATCAAAATTCAGTCACCTCTGGGTAACTTTTGTGTTAAGCAGCCATTTTAAGAACTCTTTGGCAGCCATGTCATCGAGGATTTTGTTGATATCACTGGTAAAAGTGCCATCTGCATGTCTTCTGTCCAGTTCTTCAGCTGCATTAGCTTCTTCTGAGAAACTTTAAAGGGGAGAAACGGTCAAATAACAGCTGTGCAGACCACAATAAACAAACCTCTTCAAGGGCCTCATTCTGCAGTCTTTACACActcaaagctcccactgatttcaagggacGCAAGGCTAGCTCAGTATGAGAATGTTCTATGTTAAATGAACAATTGGAGTACTTCTCAGTGAGAGAAGATGGTTTGGATGTCGTCCTTTCCCATTTAGGGCACTTTTCTCAAAGATTTTTTAAGTGAGTCTTAATTCCtcaattataataaaaaaaaaataaaatgccagaAACACCAGACCTAATACATCAAACTGCAATTTCCTAAACCAATGTTACTCACAGCTGAGATTAAAACATAATCAAATTCACTGTAAACATAATAAGCTTCACTGTTTAAGAATGAAGTTTTATTACATTGTAGCCAACTGTTTCAGGCAGCTGATTAATAGTTTTATTGGATTTATGAAGTCCTAAATTTATAATTCCTAAGGTGTTTAGTGCATGAATATTTACCCTTTTAGCAAAATCAATTGGGAGTGATAGCTTTGTGAATTAACAGCTGCCAATTATAGTATTTTCCTAaattctgtgtgtttgtgtgctgtATACAGACATATGgggccagtggtgctggaacaatttttatagtgggatgctgagagccatttaactgtacaatttttatagtgggattTAACTGTTTAAACCCTGTAcataatggaaactacttcaagctaGGGGATGAGGCAGCACCCCCggcacccctaattccagcactTATGTATGAGGCCAGATCCTGGCTCCTCTTTGTGCCCCGGAGATCTATTCTAACAGGACAGCCAGAGATTTCCCTGACAAACACCTTTACCCCATTTGCTCCCTTTCACCAGGCAAAGGGGGTTCTTTAATTGACAGGGGTCAAGTGGGTTGGAGCTGGAACACACTGTGCTCTGGTGATTGCTGGCAGGCAGAATAGTCCCCTAGGGGAGCCCTCTAACTTGCATAATTTAGGAGGGCCATTAGGTTGTTCTATGGGACCCCAGAGGCTAGTTTGATCTGGAATAAGGCCAAGGATCAAGTTCTTGGAAAGGTGATTTACACTTACCCCACTTTCCCACCTAGGAATCTGGGCTGAACACAGCTTGACCAGATCTGGGAATTTGGCCCCTAATTTTTACCTCCATTATCTACAGATACACGGATACCTTTCTGCTGCCATGAATGCCATTCATTACCCATGACAACAAGACTACTGGAAATCAGAATGTCAGTAGCATAACTTGCCACCATTCTCTTTTCAATAGCTGATCTCACTCTTTAACTCTATCCTTTCAGGGATAGTCAGTCCTTTCAGAATTACTTTATCTGTTGGCTCTTCCTAGACTCCAACACACAATCTTGTCTTAgagatattttattattattaatattattattattttgtatatagTGCCAGAGACATACATGGTGCTTTACAgtggtaaaatgtattttttcaaagAACAGAGGGTGAAAtgaaatccctgccctgaagagcttacagtctaaaggcCCAAATAAGTACAGAACGGATAACAGAGGAGAACATTGTAGTTGCTAAGCCATGAAGAGCAGGTGGGGATTTGAAATAGGAAGAGACAGAGGATGCTTGGAAATGATTAAATGGGAGGCTGTTCTAAGTGTAAGATTATAATGAAAGAAGGTAtaaagtcaggaatgagaggagtgCATAAGCAGGAAAGAGTGCAGCTTGGGATAGGTATATGGAACAAGAGAAGATGTCAAAGCAAAGAGGTCAGAAATGTAGGTGGGGCAGAGCTATGGAAGGGCACTTTGAGGACAGGGAGATGAATCTTGAACTTACTGCAGGAAAGAGATCTTAGAAAgggaaacgggggggggggggcacgggagGGGGGAATTCTGGAGGAAAGACTGGTTCAGATTTAGACATGTTGACCTTGAATCTAACTTGACCTTTTACAGTGTAACAGCACATTAAACTCGTCAACATCTTAATTTTAATCTGTAGTAGGACTGAATCATTTAAAATGATCATCTCACACCCACAATGTATCTTAAGatacaaagaaaaatatgaaatacagcaagaataaaacaaaaatacattatGGTTCCATTAGGCTTGATTTCTAACCAGAAAAGCCAAACAACATTTCATGATAGGAACGGAGGGATTCTTACTCTCTTCTTCCTCGTCCATTCACTAACCAAGCAATGAACTCTTTGGCAGCTTGACCTTCCAAATAAGAGGTGATGTCACTGGTATAGGTGCCCTCAGCATGCCTCTCAAATTCAGCATGACGCCTCGAGAGTCCATTGCTGAAAGAAAGGCAGTTCTCTTATGATCAGGACTATGTTATCACTTTATCTATTTGTGTCCTTTGCTTGCTTCTGTTGGCTTCTAGTTCCTGCCAGACCAACATTTCTCATTAGCAGGAAGTTTCTCCCCAAATTAGCCTTCATATTTTCACCCTAGGTCTTAGTTACACCCCCTGGTATCACCCTAAATAAttccatcatatcccccttttGTCTCTTAGCCAAACTGTACAGATTTAACTCCTTTTGCCTTTATTTCCTCCAGCCACTGAGCATTTTTGGCTACTCTTCTCTGAAGAACCTCCACTTTTTCAACATCCATTTCGTCATGTGGTTTCCAGAACTCTTTCAGGTGTGCTCATATCTAGGGTGTGTAGAAATGGACTGTTTCCTCCCTATCCCTTGACACACTGCCTTTGCATATTCAGACCAAAATTGATCATACTGATCTTTTCTGAAGCCAGATTGCATTGCAAAATTACATCTAATTTCTTGCTCACTATAACTGCTTGGATCATCCAttccctgccttctggcagagTAGACAAGTTTTGGAGCATTTTTTTCCAGAtgtattagtttgcatttatttttagcATTTGTTATTTTCTGCCTATGTTTCAAATTTCTCTAGGGCCCTTTGCATTATTTTTCCATCTGCTTGGCAGTTTGACATTCCTCCCAATTAGTACCATCTGCATTTTTCAATTACATGCCATCTATTCCCCCTTCTACAATGAACAAGTTACATAAAAATGGACCTAACACTGATCCCTGTGCTACTCCGTTAAAATCTCTGGCTGCCTCATCATATATCATTCCTCTTTTATTGGTCTTGTGTCCAGTATTGATCCCCCAACTCCATATTTCTTAGGATTCCCCTGCCTTCACTCACACTTGTGGGATTTTAGTACTTTTTTCCTCTGTAACTTAATCATTAGATTTCTTTATTCCCTAAAATTTCCTTTCCTGAAATCTAATACTCTCATACTGCTACATTCTCGAAGCCATTCCTGAATTCACCTAGCTCACAGCCACTGGTTCCAAGCTTCCCTATCATAATGAAAGTCTCAATCATTTCCTCCCTAACTGTAAAAATTAGACCCAGAATGCCTTCTTCTATGGCTGGAGTATCTAATTCCTGCATTATAATCATGAAGGTGTAAGGAATTCTCTATATTGTTGGCTGTGTTTCCTGCCCAACAGAAATCTCAGTTGTATCAATTCCTTCCGCGTAACATATCCAGCATTTTAAAGTACCTTGACAGCTGGTCCAGgaatttttcattctctctctcctccagtgcCGGTTGTCTGTAGCAAAGGCCCAGAGTCATTATATCACTGATATCATATTAGTACATTGTATTGTATGCATAATATGCATTAGCTCATAAAATGCTATTGAATATTATTTGAATGTCACTGTAAAAATCTGTGAATGCTAAACTACCCAGGTGAGTGCTTTGGGGGGCTGTGAATGTAATTGAATACAGGCTCTTGAAACTGTTAGTTCCATACAAACGCTTCCCGGGTTACGCAAGACCCGATTTACGCAAATTCACACTTATGGAAAAAATTCTGTAAGCTAAAAAtaggaggttttttgttttgttttgtttttttgcgtAATGGTCgcggggtgg
This window contains:
- the GCG gene encoding pro-glucagon isoform X3, whose protein sequence is MKMKNIYFVAGLLLMIIQGSWQNPLQDTEEKSRSFKASQTEPLDESRQLNEVKRHSQGTFTSDYSKYLDTRRAQDFVQWLMSTKRSGQPALEERENEKFLDQLSSNGLSRRHAEFERHAEGTYTSDITSYLEGQAAKEFIAWLVNGRGRRDFSEEANAAEELDRRHADGTFTSDINKILDDMAAKEFLKWLLNTKVTQRDLLGKYQ
- the GCG gene encoding pro-glucagon isoform X2, coding for MDSWKKCIIAMKMKNIYFVAGLLLMIIQGSWQNPLQDTEEKSRSFKASQTEPLDESRQLNEVKRHSQGTFTSDYSKYLDTRRAQDFVQWLMSTKRSGQPALEERENEKFLDQLSSNGLSRRHAEFERHAEGTYTSDITSYLEGQAAKEFIAWLVNGRGRRDFSEEANAAEELDRRHADGTFTSDINKILDDMAAKEFLKWLLNTKVTQRDLLGKYQ
- the GCG gene encoding pro-glucagon isoform X1, which produces MFFPVRVTKAMKMKNIYFVAGLLLMIIQGSWQNPLQDTEEKSRSFKASQTEPLDESRQLNEVKRHSQGTFTSDYSKYLDTRRAQDFVQWLMSTKRSGQPALEERENEKFLDQLSSNGLSRRHAEFERHAEGTYTSDITSYLEGQAAKEFIAWLVNGRGRRDFSEEANAAEELDRRHADGTFTSDINKILDDMAAKEFLKWLLNTKVTQRDLLGKYQ